One genomic window of Dryobates pubescens isolate bDryPub1 chromosome 17, bDryPub1.pri, whole genome shotgun sequence includes the following:
- the FAN1 gene encoding fanconi-associated nuclease 1, translating to MAETRPSEIKRARVSLSLSKNKEKKGTTKHVKDKGPPSTPSASSSITSFFNNVPPAKIACPMCGQMVLRYRINEHMDETCQRNRGERSVESMTPKSFRNESPPAANVDSNSSSYFSKNVLNLDINPSKSTLLKTEESAALQVSPYFSNSSSVCSVNSEPQAQRIKIVALGSLSSKLSRRRCIQGRKQIMYKEIDSSPPAVCNTQKSAAAWVDDEIDAGHSSQKENQLAEEEHQEQNFSKNQSEFQEEIISCHGGNLLDAVQVSLPAENIHGKRLPVGTRDTKKGGSEGVVHNLDAFETHLAVCTSTELINSLEVKTQPHPVVMPSSKAEVDCGTQNCFGKGDILPMEVHEDFKDEISHILSETVEKIEFQSSIGDILGKINEVGSVRGSPGHPYYLQNFLMVLQAVLENEDDVRLFDEQDLDIVSKFCNLSVGGQKLYVRLFQRKLNWLKVNKIEYGEISTDLAPIIEELAEARFLQTESELEDLYEGLDLLSAPELKTLAKVFHLPNPNGQKQQLVDDFLRLAKQRSVFSRSQAGIGTVILKRVKDLAGKSVRICKGPRAVFSRILLLFSLAESMEDEEAGSAGQGQLSTVLMVNMGRIVFPSYTVNRKTQVFQDREDLIRYATAAHLSNDIATAMANGNWEEANNLYMSAKETWNKLKNHPSLSYHRALPEYLRYFTVGWVYTRILSQGVEILQRLHMYEEAVQELQTLLSQDVYCTDSRGRWWDRLALNLHQHLKNTKKAIDCIRNGLADPLVRTGHQLSLYQRALRIRDSPSCKQFRCLLHDLPVITVEDVTHVTIKGKMCPQMGMGKSVFLMEDITSEEGGEDFSVSTVMCSVEELALTHYRQNGFDQGIHGEGSTFITLYGILMWDIIFMDGIPDVFRNSYQTFPLDLYTDSFYENRRDAIEARLQQLHTASSETLAKLIADTWTTQEGKAAALVSWGRFSSLQQAQNLVSCLGGVFLSGVFRRLSKDLRHCKGGLPDLVVWCTHSNHFKLVEVKGPNDRLSHKQMIWLSELKKLGATVEVCHVQATGGKSKRVS from the exons ATGGCAGAAACTAGGCCTTCAGAAATTAAAAGAGCCCGAGTAAGTTTGTCACTCagtaaaaataaggaaaaaaaaggaacaacaaAACATGTGAAAGATAAAGGACCACCATCTAcaccctcagcatcctcctctaTTACTTCCTTCTTTAACAACGTTCCCCCTGCCAAAATTGCCTGTCCCATGTGTGGGCAAATGGTTCTGAGATACAGAATAAATGAGCACATGGATGAAACATGTCAGAGAAACCGTGGTGAGAGGAGTGTTGAATCAATGACACCAAAGTCTTTTAGGAATGAGAGTCCCCCAGCTGCAAATGTGGACAGTAATTCCAGCTCATATTTTTCAAAAAACGTGCTAAATCTAGACATAAACCCTTCCAAAAGCACTTTATTGAAAACAGAAGAgagtgcagcactgcaggttaGTCCTTATTTTAGCAATAGTAGTTCGGTCTGTAGTGTTAACAGTGAGCCACAGGCTCAAAGAATTAAAATAGTAGCTTTGGGAAGCTTGTCATCTAAACTGTCCAGGAGACGATGTATCCAGGGCAGAAAACAGATCATGTATAAAGAGATTGATTCTTCACCTCCAGCTGTATGTAATACACAAAaaagtgctgcagcctgggtcGATGATGAGATTGATGCTGGGCATAGTTCTcagaaagaaaatcagcttgCTGAGGAAGAGCACCAGGAGCAGAATTTTTCAAAGAATCAATCTGAATTTCAAGAAGAAATAATCAGCTGTCACGGAGGAAATCTTCTGGATGCTGTTCAAGTATCCTTACCAGCTGAGAACATTCATGGCAAAAGGTTACCAGTTGGTACAAGGGACACCAAAAAAGGTGGGAGTGAAGGTGTGGTACATAATCTTGATGCATTTGAAACACATTTAGCTGTTTGTACTTCAACAGAGCTGATCAATAGTTTGGAAGTCAAGACTCAGCCTCATCCTGTGGTTATGCCTTCTTCCAAGGCAGAAGTGGACTGTGGtacacagaattgctttggcaAGGGTGATATACTTCCTATGGAAGTTCATGAAGACTTTAAGGATGAAATTAGCCATATTCTGTCAGAAACTGTGGAAAAGATAGAATTTCAAAGTTCAATTGGTGACATTTTAGGCAAAATAAATGAAGTCGGTTCTGTGCGCGGCTCTCCTGGTCACCCATATTACCTCCAGAATTTTTTAATGGTGCTGCAAGCAGTCCTGGAGAATGAAGATGATGTCAGACTCTTTGATGAGCAAGATTTGGACATCGTATCCAAGTTCTGCAACTTGTCag ttGGTGGGCAGAAGTTGTATGTGAGACTTTTCCAACGGAAGCTGAACTGGTTAAAGGTGAACAAAATAGAGTATGGAGAGATAAGTACGGATTTGGCACCAATAATTGAAGAACTGGCTGAAGCCAGATTTCTGCAAACAG AATCTGAACTGGAAGACTTGTATGAAGGGTTGGATTTGCTTTCAGCCCCTGAGCTAAAAACATTGGCAAAGGTCTTTCACTTGCCAAACCCAAATGGTCAGAAACAGCAACTTGTGGATGATTTTCTGAGGTTGGCTAAACAGCGTTCAGTCTTCAGCAGGAGTCAGGCTGGTATTGGGACAGTGATTTTAAAAAG GGTGAAGGACCTGGCTGGAAAATCTGTCAGGATCTGTAAAGGCCCTCGGGCTGTCTTTTCTCgaattctgctgctgttttccttgGCTGAGTCAATGGAGGATGAAGAAGCTGGTAGTGCTGGTCAAGGCCAGCTCTCCACAGTCCTTATGGTAAACATGGGGCGTATAGTATTCCCCAGTTACACTGTAAATAGGAAAACACAGGTCTTCCAGGACAGAGAAGATCTTATAAG GTATGCAACTGCTGCTCATCTGTCAAATGATATAGCCACAGCCATGGCAAATGGGAACTGGGAAGAAGCTAATAATCTGTACATGAGTGCTAAAGAAACCTGGAACAAACTGAAAAATCATCCCTCTTTGAG CTATCACAGGGCTCTACCTGAGTATCTGCGATACTTCACAGTTGGCTGGGTGTATACAAGAATCCTTTCTCAAGGTGTTGAAATTTTGCAGAGACTTCACATGTATGAG GAAGccgtgcaggagctgcagactcTTCTGTCTCAGGATGTGTATTGTACTGACAGCAGAGGGCGATGGTGGGACCGCCTGGCTCTGAATTTACATCAACACTTGAAAAACACTAAGAAG GCCATTGACTGCATCAGAAATGGGCTGGCAGACCCATTGGTACGTACTGGGCATCAGCTCTCTCTCTACCAGCGGGCCCTACGAATCAGAGACTCGCCAAGCTGCAAGCAGTTCAGATGCCTGCTTCATGATCTGCCAGTCATAACTGTGGAGGATGTGACACAT GTTACAATCAAAGGAAAGATGTGTCCTCAGATGGGAATGGGAAAATCTGTGTTTCTAATGGAGGATATTACCAGTGAAGAAGGAGGTGAAGACTTCAGTGTATCCACAGTAATGTGCTCAGTTGAGGAGCTGGCATTAACTCATTACAGGCAGAATGGTTTTGATCAGG GTATTCATGGGGAAGGCTCAACATTCATTACCCTGTATGGTATTCTGATGTGGGATATCATTTTCATGGATGGCATACCTGATGTTTTCAGAAATTCCTATCAG ACATTCCCTCTGGATTTATACACTGATAGCTTCTATGAAAACAGGAGGGATGCAATTGAGGCCAGACTCCAGCAGCTTCATACAGCTTCTTCAGAGACACTAGCAAAACTGATTGCTGACACCTGGACCACTCAggaggggaaagcagcagcactggtcaGCTGGGGACGTTTTAGTTCCCTCCAGCAAGCTCAG AACCTTGTCTCTTGCCTTGGAGGAGTCTTTCTGAGCGGCGTTTTTAGGCGACTTTCCAAAGACCTACGCCACTGCAAAGGGGGACTTCCTGACCTGGTTGTGTGGTGTACTCACAGTAATCACTTTAAG CTGGTGGAAGTCAAAGGTCCCAATGATCGCCTGTCCCACAAGCAGATGATCTGGCTGAgtgagctgaagaagctgggcGCTACAGTAGAAGTTTGTCACGTGCAAGCCACTGGAGGCAAAAGTAAGCGTGTCAGTTGA